One Algibacter sp. L3A6 genomic region harbors:
- the rplN gene encoding 50S ribosomal protein L14 → MLQQESRLKVADNTGAKEVLVIRVLGGTKRRYASVGDKIVVSVKDATPNGNIKKKAVSTAVVVRTKKEVRRPDGSYIRFDDNACVLLNPTGEMRGTRVFGPVARELRDKSFMKIVSLAPEVL, encoded by the coding sequence ATGTTACAACAAGAATCAAGATTAAAAGTAGCAGATAACACCGGAGCAAAAGAAGTTTTAGTTATCCGTGTTTTAGGAGGAACTAAAAGGAGATATGCTTCTGTAGGAGATAAAATAGTTGTTTCTGTTAAAGATGCAACTCCTAATGGAAACATTAAGAAAAAAGCAGTTTCTACGGCAGTTGTTGTGCGTACAAAGAAGGAAGTAAGAAGACCAGACGGATCTTATATAAGATTTGATGATAACGCTTGTGTTTTATTAAACCCAACGGGTGAGATGAGAGGAACACGTGTTTTTGGTCCTGTTGCTAGAGAGCTTCGTGATAAATCATTCATGAAGATTGTATCATTAGCACCAGAGGTGCTTTAA
- the rplX gene encoding 50S ribosomal protein L24 codes for MGKLKIKTGDTVRVNAGDHKGSEGVIQKVLIEKNKAIVEGVNMVKKHTKPSAQNPQGGIVEKEAAIHISNLSLLTSKGEATRVGYRVEGDKKVRFSLKSNEVI; via the coding sequence ATGGGAAAGCTTAAAATAAAAACTGGAGATACTGTAAGAGTAAATGCTGGAGATCACAAAGGATCTGAAGGTGTTATTCAAAAAGTATTAATAGAAAAGAACAAAGCGATTGTTGAGGGTGTAAACATGGTTAAGAAACATACTAAACCAAGTGCACAAAATCCTCAAGGAGGAATCGTAGAAAAAGAAGCAGCTATTCATATTTCTAACTTATCTTTGCTAACTTCGAAAGGAGAAGCAACGAGAGTTGGTTACAGAGTAGAAGGCGATAAAAAAGTAAGATTTTCATTAAAATCTAATGAAGTAATATAG
- the rplE gene encoding 50S ribosomal protein L5, which translates to MAYSPRLKEEYKSKVIAALTDEFGYKNVMQVPKLTKIVISKGVGAAVADKKLIDYAVEELGTISGQKAISTLSKKDVATFKLRKGMPIGAKVTLRGERMYEFLDRLVTSALPRVRDFNGIKATGFDGRGNYNLGITEQIIFPEINIDKVNKISGMDITFVTTAETDKEAKSLLTELGLPFQKN; encoded by the coding sequence ATGGCATATTCACCAAGACTTAAAGAAGAGTATAAAAGCAAAGTAATTGCAGCTCTTACAGACGAATTTGGATATAAAAATGTAATGCAAGTTCCTAAACTGACTAAGATAGTAATATCTAAAGGTGTAGGTGCTGCTGTTGCAGATAAGAAACTAATCGACTACGCAGTAGAAGAGTTAGGTACTATATCCGGACAAAAAGCTATTTCGACATTATCTAAAAAAGATGTTGCAACGTTCAAATTACGTAAAGGTATGCCAATTGGGGCAAAAGTTACTTTACGTGGAGAGCGTATGTACGAGTTTTTAGATCGTTTAGTTACTTCTGCACTTCCACGTGTTAGAGATTTCAACGGAATTAAAGCTACAGGATTTGATGGACGTGGTAATTACAATTTAGGAATTACTGAACAAATTATTTTTCCAGAGATAAATATTGATAAAGTTAATAAAATCTCGGGAATGGATATTACATTTGTAACGACTGCCGAAACTGATAAAGAAGCAAAATCATTATTAACCGAATTAGGATTACCTTTTCAAAAGAACTAA